GGGCCGAAGGTCGCGTCCAGGGCGTCGAGCGCGTCCTGGAGCCGCTGGTGCGGGAGGTCGGTCGGGAGGTGGGTCATGACGTACCTGACGGGACTCCGTCCGGCCGCGCCGGAGAAGAGAGCGACGCTACCAGGGCCGTGCCACCACCGAACACCCCTGGCCGCCGAGCCCCGCCTCCTCCTCGACCTCCACCCGGAAATCCGAACCCCGACCCCCGAGTCACACCGAAGAACCCTCAGACCTCAGACCTCAGACCTCAGACCTCACGCCTCCCGAGGCACCCCACTCGACCCCCGCACCATCAACTCCCCCCGCACGGTGGCGATCCCGCCCGGCGGCGGCTCCTCGCGCCCCATGGCGATCCGGCCGGCCCGGGCCCCCGCGTCCGACAGCGGCAACCGCACCGTCGTCAGCGCCGGCACCGCGTCGATGCTGAAGGGCAGGTCGTCGAACCCGGCCACGGACACGTCGTCCGGGATGCGCAGCCCGGAGTCCCGGAGCGCCGCGCAAGCCCCCAGCGCCACCGTGTCGTTGGCGGCGACCACGGCCGTCAGCGAGGGATCCCGGCGCAACAGCTCCAGCGTCGCCTCGTACCCGGAGAGCCGGTCGTAGCGGCCGTACACGGTCCATCGGGGATCGTCCTCGATCCCGGCCGCCGCCAACGCCGCCCGGTGCCCCTCCAGCCGGTGGCGGGTCGTCGTCCGCTCCTCCGGCCCGGCGATGTACCCGAGGCGCCGGTGGCCCAGCCCGATCAGATGCTCGGTCAGCAGCTGACCGCCGCCCCGGTTGTCGAACGTGATCGCGATGGCCTCCGGCGTGGGCGGTCTCCCGCACAGCACCACACGCGTCCCGGCCTCCGCCAGCTTCCGCAGCTTGTTGCCGACGGCGGCCAGGTGTGCCGGGTCCTCGATGGCCCCACCGGTCAGCACCACGGCGGCGGCCCGCTGCCGCTGCAGCAGCGTGAGGTACGTCAGCTCGCGCTCCGGGGAGCCGCCCGTGTTGCACACCACGCCCAGCCGCTCCCCGCCCGCGCGCCCGCCCGGCCCGCCGATCTCGGACTGGATGGCCGCGGCCATGATCCCGAAGAAGGGGTCGGCGATGTCGTTCACCAGGATGCCGACCAGGTCGGAGGTGGCGGCGGCGAGCGCGCTCGCGGGACCGTTGAGGACGTAGTCCAGCTCGTCGACGGCCTTCAGTACCCGCTCGCGCGTGGACGCCGCCACCGGATAGTTCCCGTTGAGCACCCGGGAGACGGTCGCCGGCGACACCTGCGCACGGGCCGCCACGTCCGCCAGGGTCACAGTCATCGTTTTCTCGTCCTCCGGGTGCGCGTCTCGTTCGGGCTGTCGGGGAACCATACGACCGCGATCGCCGTTCGCCCCCTCGAACAACTCGACCCCCTCGCGGTCTTGTCCAGACCGCTGCTCAGAGGCTAGCTTCTCATTGGATAGAAAGCGCTTGCTGTGACGCTCACCCTTTCGTCGGGCGTACGCGGCGCCCGACGCGTACGCACAAACGAACGCACACCAACGAAAGGACCGGCCGTGACACGCAAAACCGTACGGATCGCCATGAACGGCGTGACGGGACGCATGGGCTACCGCCAGCACCTCGTCCGCTCGATCCTCGCCATCCGCGAGCAGGGCGGTCTCGACCTCGGTGACGGCACCGTGCTGTGGCCGGAGCCGATCCTCGTCGGCCGCCGCGAGCACGCGCTCAAGGCGCTCGCCGAACAGCACGGTCTGGACCCGGCGAACGTCTCCACCGACGTCGACGCGGTCCTCGCGGACCCGACCGTCGAGATCTACTTCGACGCCCAGGTCACCTCGGCCCGCGAAGAGGCGATCAAGAAGGCGATCGCGGCGGGCAAGCACATCTACACCGAGAAGCCGACCGCCACCGGTCTCGACGGCGCCCTGGAGCTGGCCCGGCTCGCGAACGCCGCCGGCATCAAGCACGGCGTCGTCCAGGACAAGCTGTTCCTCCCGGGTCTGCTGAAGCTCAAGCGCCTCATCGACGGCGGCTTCTTCGGCCGCATCCTCTCCATCCGGGGCGAGTTCGGCTACTGGGTCTTCGAGGGCGACTGGCAGGAGGCCCAGCGCCCCTCCTGGAACTACCGCGCGGAGGACGGCGGCGGCATCGTCGTCGACATGTTCCCGCACTGGGAGTACGTCCTGCACGAGCTGTTCGGCCGCGTGAAGTCCGTCCAGGCGCTCACCGCCACGCACATCCCGCAGCGCTGGGACGAGCAGGACAAGCCCTACGACGCCACGGCCGACGACGCCGCGTACGGCATCTTCGAGCTGGACGGCGGGGCGATCGCCCAGATCAACTCCTCCTGGGCCGTCCGCGTCAACCGCGACGAGCTGGTGGAGTTCCAGGTCGACGGCACCGAGGGCTCGGCCGTCGCGGGCCTGCGCAACTGCCGGGTCCAGCACCGCTCCGCCACCCCCAAGCCGGTGTGGAACCCCGACATCCCCGCCACCTACTCCTTCCGCGACCAGTGGCAGGAGGTGCCCGACAACGCCGAGTTCGACAACGGCTTCAAGGCGCAGTGGGAGCTGTTCTTCAAGCACGTCTACGCCGACGCGCCCTACCACTGGGACCTGCTGGCCGGCGCCCGTGGCGTCCAGCTCGCCGAACTGGGCCTGAAGTCCTCCGCCGAGGGCGTCCGTCTCGACGTACCGGAGATCCAGCTGTGACGATCCGACTCCCCGACGGAAACGGCGGGTTCAAGGCCTACACGCCCCGTACCGAACCCCTGGCGGTGTCCCCGGGCACCCCCCTCACCTCCCGTACGGTCTTCTCGGCGGCGCACGTAGTGGCGGACCC
The DNA window shown above is from Streptomyces akebiae and carries:
- a CDS encoding LacI family DNA-binding transcriptional regulator → MTVTLADVAARAQVSPATVSRVLNGNYPVAASTRERVLKAVDELDYVLNGPASALAAATSDLVGILVNDIADPFFGIMAAAIQSEIGGPGGRAGGERLGVVCNTGGSPERELTYLTLLQRQRAAAVVLTGGAIEDPAHLAAVGNKLRKLAEAGTRVVLCGRPPTPEAIAITFDNRGGGQLLTEHLIGLGHRRLGYIAGPEERTTTRHRLEGHRAALAAAGIEDDPRWTVYGRYDRLSGYEATLELLRRDPSLTAVVAANDTVALGACAALRDSGLRIPDDVSVAGFDDLPFSIDAVPALTTVRLPLSDAGARAGRIAMGREEPPPGGIATVRGELMVRGSSGVPREA
- a CDS encoding Gfo/Idh/MocA family protein, which gives rise to MTRKTVRIAMNGVTGRMGYRQHLVRSILAIREQGGLDLGDGTVLWPEPILVGRREHALKALAEQHGLDPANVSTDVDAVLADPTVEIYFDAQVTSAREEAIKKAIAAGKHIYTEKPTATGLDGALELARLANAAGIKHGVVQDKLFLPGLLKLKRLIDGGFFGRILSIRGEFGYWVFEGDWQEAQRPSWNYRAEDGGGIVVDMFPHWEYVLHELFGRVKSVQALTATHIPQRWDEQDKPYDATADDAAYGIFELDGGAIAQINSSWAVRVNRDELVEFQVDGTEGSAVAGLRNCRVQHRSATPKPVWNPDIPATYSFRDQWQEVPDNAEFDNGFKAQWELFFKHVYADAPYHWDLLAGARGVQLAELGLKSSAEGVRLDVPEIQL